A region of Cellulophaga sp. RHA19 DNA encodes the following proteins:
- the folE gene encoding GTP cyclohydrolase I FolE yields MKIESTIEGFDEEMDNDHLSAAENTPLREDAFDLNDDQKIEKIQASVRDILTTLGMDLTDDSLNDTPKRVAKMFVKDIFGGLNPDKKPKSSSFDNKYKYGEMLVEKNITLYSTCEHHLLPIVGIAHVAYISKGTVVGLSKMNRIVDYYAKRPQVQERLNIQIVRELQEVLGTEDVACVIDAKHLCVNSRGIRDIQSSTVTAEYGGKFKEQATRKEFLDYIKLDTNF; encoded by the coding sequence ATGAAAATAGAAAGCACTATAGAAGGGTTTGATGAAGAAATGGATAACGACCATTTATCTGCAGCTGAAAACACCCCTTTAAGAGAAGACGCTTTTGATCTTAATGATGACCAAAAGATAGAAAAAATACAAGCCAGTGTTAGAGATATATTAACTACACTAGGAATGGATTTAACAGATGACAGTTTAAATGACACTCCTAAGCGTGTGGCAAAAATGTTTGTTAAAGATATTTTTGGAGGCTTAAATCCTGATAAAAAACCAAAATCTTCTTCATTTGATAACAAGTACAAATACGGAGAAATGTTGGTTGAAAAGAATATTACACTTTACTCTACTTGTGAACACCACTTACTACCAATAGTTGGTATTGCACACGTTGCATACATATCTAAAGGTACGGTTGTTGGTTTATCTAAAATGAACCGTATTGTAGATTACTACGCAAAAAGACCACAAGTACAAGAAAGACTAAACATACAAATTGTTAGAGAATTACAAGAGGTTTTAGGAACAGAAGATGTAGCTTGCGTTATAGATGCAAAACACCTTTGCGTAAACTCTAGAGGTATTAGAGACATACAAAGTAGCACTGTTACCGCAGAATACGGCGGTAAATTTAAAGAACAAGCTACCCGTAAAGAATTTTTAGACTATATAAAGCTAGACACCAACTTTTAA
- the cysS gene encoding cysteine--tRNA ligase, translating into MQLYKNQTIKVYNSLSGKKEEFKPINDGHIGMYVCGPTVYSNVHLGNCRTFMSFDMIFRYFKHLGYKVRYVRNITDAGHLVDDADEGEDKIAKKARLEQIEPMEVVQRYTVDFHNTLQKFNFLPPSIEPTATGHIIEQIEIIKDIIEKGFAYEVNGSVYFDVVEFNKTNNYGILSGRKLEDMIANTRELAAQSDKKNPQDFALWKKAEPEHIMRWPSPWGDGFPGWHLECTAMSTKYLGETFDIHGGGMDLKFPHHECEIAQAQASNGASPVNYWLHANMLTLNGKKMSKSTDNNIYPNEIFNGDNNILSKAFSPSAVRFFMMQAHYTSILDLSNDALLASEKGYIKLMEAIASLKAIETGNKTEFDVAAWQQKCYDAMNDDFNSPILIAHLFEAVKHINLIKDSKETITKEDKELLENTLNAFVFDILGLNGINEDSNGNSEKLEEVVNLLIQLRNDARSNKDFALSDQIRDQLLAMGIQLKDGKDGTTFSVS; encoded by the coding sequence ATGCAACTTTACAAAAATCAGACAATAAAAGTTTACAATTCCCTTTCTGGAAAAAAAGAAGAGTTTAAACCTATAAACGACGGACACATTGGTATGTATGTGTGTGGGCCAACTGTTTACAGTAATGTACACTTAGGCAACTGCCGTACGTTTATGTCTTTTGATATGATTTTTAGGTATTTTAAGCATTTAGGGTACAAAGTACGCTATGTACGTAATATTACAGATGCCGGCCATTTGGTTGATGATGCTGATGAAGGTGAAGATAAAATTGCAAAAAAAGCGCGTTTAGAACAAATAGAACCTATGGAAGTAGTACAACGCTACACCGTAGATTTTCATAACACGCTACAAAAATTTAATTTTTTACCTCCAAGTATAGAGCCTACTGCCACAGGACACATTATAGAGCAAATAGAAATTATTAAGGATATTATTGAAAAAGGATTTGCTTACGAGGTTAACGGCTCTGTGTATTTTGATGTTGTTGAGTTTAACAAAACAAACAACTACGGTATTTTAAGCGGCAGAAAACTAGAGGATATGATTGCTAATACTAGAGAATTAGCAGCACAAAGCGACAAGAAAAATCCGCAAGATTTTGCACTTTGGAAAAAAGCAGAACCAGAACATATTATGCGTTGGCCTTCTCCTTGGGGAGATGGTTTTCCTGGTTGGCACTTAGAGTGTACTGCAATGAGTACTAAATATCTAGGTGAAACTTTTGACATTCACGGTGGCGGTATGGATTTAAAATTCCCGCATCATGAATGTGAAATTGCACAAGCACAAGCAAGCAATGGCGCCTCTCCAGTAAATTATTGGTTACACGCAAATATGCTTACATTAAACGGTAAAAAAATGTCTAAATCTACAGACAATAACATTTACCCTAATGAGATTTTTAACGGCGACAACAACATATTAAGCAAGGCATTTTCACCATCTGCCGTTAGGTTTTTTATGATGCAAGCACACTACACAAGTATTTTAGACCTTAGTAATGATGCTTTATTAGCATCTGAAAAAGGATACATAAAACTAATGGAAGCTATTGCATCTTTAAAAGCTATAGAAACTGGCAATAAAACTGAATTTGACGTAGCAGCTTGGCAACAAAAATGTTATGATGCCATGAATGACGATTTTAATTCACCTATTCTAATTGCTCATTTATTTGAAGCCGTTAAGCACATTAACCTAATAAAAGACAGTAAAGAAACTATCACTAAAGAAGACAAAGAACTATTAGAGAATACTCTTAACGCCTTTGTATTTGATATTTTAGGACTTAATGGTATTAATGAAGATTCTAACGGAAACTCAGAAAAACTAGAAGAAGTAGTAAACCTGTTAATACAATTACGTAATGATGCACGTAGCAATAAAGATTTTGCATTATCAGATCAAATACGTGACCAATTATTAGCAATGGGCATACAACTTAAAGACGGTAAAGACGGTACTACTTTTAGTGTATCTTAA
- the yidD gene encoding membrane protein insertion efficiency factor YidD — translation MIKKILIAPLLLLVKIYQTVISPLTPASCRYSPTCSQYTVEALKKHGLFKGGWLATKRIFSCHPWGGSGYDPVP, via the coding sequence ATGATAAAAAAAATACTGATAGCACCACTTCTTCTATTAGTAAAAATATATCAAACAGTTATATCACCTTTAACTCCGGCTAGTTGTAGGTATTCACCAACGTGCTCACAATACACCGTAGAAGCTTTAAAAAAGCACGGTTTATTTAAAGGCGGTTGGCTAGCTACAAAACGCATTTTTAGTTGTCATCCTTGGGGTGGCAGCGGTTATGATCCCGTTCCGTAG
- the lgt gene encoding prolipoprotein diacylglyceryl transferase yields MHFLSILWNPNETLFSLGPVQIKYYNLLWITSFALGWVIIKKIFTNEKKPIEQLDSLFLYTVIATMLGARLGHVFFYDWAHYQNHLIEILLPIRENPSGRLFGIITGYEFTGFAGLASHGAALGVIIGMYLYNRKYPDYKILWLLDRLVVPVSLGAFFVRLGNFFNSEINGKITEKAFIFATKFIRDSDDMPASRAMALTKERTVSAAYKAIENNPKFASILESIPFRHPAQLYEGVCYIFVFIILSYFYWKTDKKDKAGFLFGLFLMLLWTIRFFVEFVKKSQGGFEESLGTLSTGQWLSIPFILIGAYFVFRPKKA; encoded by the coding sequence ATGCATTTTTTAAGTATATTATGGAATCCAAATGAAACTTTATTCAGTCTTGGACCAGTACAAATAAAATACTACAATCTACTATGGATTACCTCTTTTGCTTTAGGCTGGGTAATTATAAAAAAGATTTTTACTAACGAGAAAAAACCAATAGAGCAGTTAGATTCTTTATTTTTATACACCGTTATTGCTACAATGTTAGGCGCACGTTTAGGACATGTTTTCTTTTATGACTGGGCTCACTACCAAAACCATTTAATAGAAATATTATTACCAATTAGAGAAAACCCTAGCGGAAGGCTTTTTGGAATAATAACAGGTTATGAGTTTACAGGTTTTGCAGGTCTTGCTAGTCACGGTGCAGCATTGGGTGTAATTATAGGTATGTATTTATACAACAGAAAGTACCCTGATTATAAAATATTATGGTTGCTAGACAGACTAGTTGTTCCTGTTTCCTTAGGAGCTTTTTTTGTTAGACTAGGCAACTTTTTCAATTCTGAAATTAACGGAAAAATCACAGAGAAAGCATTTATATTCGCCACAAAATTTATAAGAGACTCTGATGATATGCCAGCTTCTAGAGCTATGGCTTTAACAAAAGAAAGAACTGTAAGCGCAGCTTATAAAGCTATAGAAAACAATCCAAAATTTGCTTCAATTTTAGAAAGTATTCCTTTTAGACACCCTGCACAATTGTATGAAGGTGTTTGCTATATATTCGTTTTCATCATATTATCATACTTCTACTGGAAAACAGATAAAAAAGATAAAGCCGGATTTTTGTTTGGTTTATTTTTAATGCTATTATGGACCATCCGTTTCTTTGTAGAGTTTGTAAAGAAAAGTCAAGGTGGATTTGAAGAGTCTTTAGGCACATTATCTACAGGGCAATGGTTAAGTATTCCTTTTATACTAATAGGCGCATATTTTGTATTTAGACCTAAAAAAGCTTAA
- a CDS encoding DUF192 domain-containing protein, translated as MKTLKNYSFLLIAIISLASSCKENKTEVIQTPEPAFTKEGTLAITKSTDNTKALTLDIEIAETDYETQTGLMERTSMKEKQGMLFIFPDSRVHSFYMKNTKIALDIIYIDENLRIASFQENAKPLDETGLSSKVPVMYVLEINAGLSEKYLLEVGDKIDFTKL; from the coding sequence ATGAAAACATTAAAGAATTATTCTTTTTTATTAATTGCTATTATTTCTTTAGCATCAAGCTGTAAAGAAAACAAAACAGAAGTTATACAAACTCCTGAACCTGCTTTTACAAAAGAAGGTACTTTAGCAATTACAAAGAGTACAGATAACACTAAGGCGTTAACTTTAGATATAGAAATTGCCGAAACAGATTACGAAACGCAAACTGGTTTAATGGAAAGAACTAGTATGAAAGAAAAACAAGGAATGTTATTTATTTTCCCTGATTCTAGAGTACATTCTTTTTATATGAAAAATACTAAAATAGCTTTAGATATTATTTATATTGATGAAAACTTACGTATTGCCAGTTTTCAAGAAAACGCAAAGCCATTAGACGAAACTGGCTTATCTAGTAAAGTACCTGTAATGTATGTTTTAGAAATTAATGCAGGATTATCTGAAAAATATCTGTTAGAAGTAGGCGACAAAATAGATTTTACTAAACTATAA
- a CDS encoding GNAT family N-acetyltransferase has translation MKYLLNGESSERLLFRKLVQSDFKDWLPFHQDPRSSEFWDGIPQDANTACKQQFNRAFERYQFNLGGMNALICKKTNKFIGLCGLLVQTVDDKDELEIGYSILPKYWKKGYATEAAIKCKEYAFSNNFADSLISIIHIDNIPSQKVAIANGMHLSKTTSYSNNPVDIYRVYK, from the coding sequence ATGAAGTATCTTCTAAATGGCGAATCTTCTGAAAGATTATTATTTAGAAAATTAGTGCAATCTGACTTTAAAGATTGGTTGCCTTTTCATCAAGATCCAAGATCTTCAGAGTTTTGGGATGGCATTCCACAAGATGCCAATACAGCTTGCAAACAACAATTTAACAGAGCTTTTGAGCGCTACCAGTTTAATCTTGGAGGTATGAATGCGCTTATTTGTAAAAAAACAAATAAATTCATTGGCTTGTGTGGCTTACTGGTACAAACAGTAGACGATAAAGATGAATTAGAAATTGGCTACTCTATTCTTCCTAAATATTGGAAAAAAGGATACGCTACGGAAGCAGCTATAAAATGCAAAGAATATGCTTTTTCTAATAACTTTGCAGATTCTTTAATATCTATTATTCATATAGATAATATCCCCTCACAAAAGGTAGCCATAGCAAACGGAATGCACTTAAGCAAAACCACCAGCTACAGTAACAACCCAGTAGACATATACAGAGTATATAAATAA
- a CDS encoding ATP-binding cassette domain-containing protein, with product MPQHYTIFTSNTSNTKVFTTSLFKGSHNAEFNFLKEKKVALFSKSEIHKFIREEEIHDIKTITNNTSQHLKTMSSGEQKKALLNYILSKKPDYIILNNPYDNLDAAYQKTLKDLLINIAKETSLILTISRIEDMLPIESSIYKLQESNLKAFSSLETYVTSLSNEHTLKQLKIPNNTNAINHKSKELISFKNVSVSFEEKQVLQNINWQINKGDFWQLIGKNGSGKTTLLSMITGENSKGYGQELYLFGQKKGTGESIWDIKKKIGYFTPSIVDSFKGNHTVKNMIIGGFTDAIGLYTKPTETQIQIAEQWLSIAQLLDSKNKLFNEITVGQQRLVMLLRAMVKQPLVLILDEPTAGLDDKSASLFVNLVNHIASKKQTAVIFVSHRKEKNLEPRGILELQITPKGSTGDILK from the coding sequence ATGCCGCAGCATTACACCATTTTTACAAGCAACACATCTAATACAAAAGTATTTACTACATCTTTATTTAAAGGAAGTCATAATGCTGAATTTAACTTTTTAAAAGAAAAAAAGGTTGCTTTATTCTCTAAATCAGAAATACATAAATTTATTAGAGAAGAAGAAATTCACGATATAAAAACAATAACAAACAACACCTCTCAACATTTAAAAACAATGTCTAGTGGTGAGCAAAAAAAAGCGTTACTTAACTACATTTTATCAAAAAAGCCCGATTATATTATTTTAAATAATCCTTATGATAATTTAGATGCAGCTTATCAAAAAACATTAAAAGATTTACTAATTAACATAGCTAAAGAAACCAGCTTAATTTTAACAATAAGCAGAATTGAAGATATGCTACCCATTGAGTCTAGCATATATAAATTACAAGAGAGTAATTTAAAAGCATTTTCGTCATTAGAGACATATGTAACATCATTAAGTAATGAGCACACATTAAAACAGCTTAAAATACCTAACAACACTAACGCTATTAACCACAAAAGCAAAGAACTTATTAGCTTTAAAAATGTTTCTGTTTCTTTTGAAGAGAAGCAAGTATTACAAAATATAAATTGGCAAATTAACAAAGGAGATTTTTGGCAGCTTATAGGTAAAAATGGAAGTGGAAAAACTACACTCCTATCTATGATAACCGGTGAGAATAGTAAAGGGTACGGACAAGAGTTGTATTTATTTGGACAAAAAAAAGGAACAGGAGAAAGTATTTGGGATATAAAAAAGAAGATTGGATACTTTACACCATCAATAGTAGACAGTTTTAAAGGAAACCACACGGTTAAAAATATGATTATTGGAGGTTTTACAGATGCTATTGGTCTTTATACAAAACCAACCGAAACTCAAATACAAATTGCTGAACAATGGTTAAGCATAGCGCAACTATTAGATTCAAAAAATAAATTATTTAATGAGATTACTGTGGGACAACAACGCTTAGTAATGCTATTAAGAGCTATGGTAAAACAGCCATTAGTATTAATTTTAGACGAACCAACAGCTGGCTTAGACGATAAAAGTGCATCATTATTTGTGAATCTTGTAAACCATATTGCCAGTAAAAAACAAACAGCAGTAATATTTGTATCTCACAGAAAAGAAAAAAATCTAGAACCCAGAGGCATATTGGAGTTACAAATTACCCCAAAAGGATCTACAGGAGATATTTTAAAATAA
- the secDF gene encoding protein translocase subunit SecDF, translated as MYNKGLIKLFAFLFGIVSIYQLSYTFISSKIENEAATYAASKISESENDFASKREALETRYLDSIGGESVFGYTSYEEAKKKELNKGLDLKGGINVTLQIKIKDILSGLANNTKNPVFLKSLEDADEASKSSDKTYVDLFFEAFDANKGDLKYASPDIFFTKSLSEEIKSMEASDEEVKSIIRKKIDESVESAFEVLRERIDGFGVTQPNIQREGTSGRILVELPGAKDKARAQELLSSTAQLEFWETYPKNDPNVMQFINAANEKLRSLVDTKTATAEDTESKPESEIDSLLSDVTQDSLDVATQINPLGDLIKGIPSAGFVIAEFAIKDTAKVNEYLNMPEIKRLIPNAIQHVKFAWERPSKGSEVVGLYALKGNRDNAPKMSGDVVSAARAQFDQFNRPAVGMDMNVKGAKQWQKFTSEVNLNQTGIAVVLDNRVYTAPGCSVVGGISGGSTEISGDFTITETKDIANVLRAGKLPARADIIQSEVVGPSLGHESINSGLMSFLIAMALVLVWMVFYYGKAGVAADIALLLNILLIFGVLVSLGAVLTLPGIAGIVLTIGMSVDANVLIFERIKEELAKGKGQALAISDGFSNALSSILDANITTGLTAIILFIFGSGPIKGFATTLLIGIATSLFTAIFVTRLFVEGYTGSKGKVLEFCTGLTRNLFKNLSIDFLKKRKIAYIISGLLIIVALFSLTTNGLQQGVDFVGGRTYQVRFDQNVNTAEISSNLSEVFGSGTNVKTFGEDNQIMITTSYKVDAEDIAVDEEIQEKLFTSLQNLLPSGLTLEEFNNGGTDDVSIGILKSKKVGPTIADDIKKNAVWAILGSLFVVFLYILFRFRKWQFSLGAVVAVFHDVLVVLGVFSLLGKVMPFNMEIDQAFIAAILTVIGYSLNDTVVVFDRIREIVRERGWSSGDNVGLALNSTLSRTLNTSLTTLVVLLAIFIFGGESLRGFMFAMIIGVIVGTYSSLFIATPVMFDTLKKRIQSGKEDVVVEDKE; from the coding sequence ATGTATAATAAAGGACTTATAAAGCTGTTTGCTTTTTTATTTGGGATCGTAAGTATCTATCAATTATCCTATACTTTTATAAGTAGTAAGATTGAAAATGAAGCAGCAACTTATGCAGCTAGCAAAATTTCTGAATCAGAAAATGATTTTGCAAGCAAAAGAGAAGCATTGGAAACTAGATATTTAGACTCTATTGGAGGCGAATCTGTATTTGGTTATACTAGCTATGAAGAAGCTAAAAAGAAAGAATTAAACAAGGGGCTTGACCTTAAGGGTGGTATTAATGTAACGCTTCAAATTAAGATAAAAGATATCTTATCTGGTTTAGCAAATAATACTAAAAACCCTGTTTTTCTTAAATCTTTAGAAGATGCTGATGAGGCTTCTAAAAGCAGTGATAAAACATATGTAGATTTATTTTTTGAAGCTTTTGATGCTAATAAGGGTGATTTAAAATATGCTTCTCCTGATATTTTCTTTACAAAATCATTAAGTGAAGAAATAAAATCTATGGAAGCTTCTGATGAAGAAGTGAAATCTATCATTCGTAAAAAAATTGATGAGTCTGTAGAATCTGCTTTTGAAGTATTAAGAGAACGTATAGATGGTTTTGGTGTTACACAACCAAACATACAAAGAGAAGGTACGTCTGGTCGTATTTTGGTAGAATTACCAGGAGCAAAAGATAAAGCAAGAGCACAAGAGTTACTTTCTAGTACTGCGCAGTTAGAGTTTTGGGAAACGTATCCTAAAAACGATCCTAACGTTATGCAATTTATAAATGCAGCTAATGAAAAGTTAAGATCTTTAGTAGATACAAAAACGGCTACTGCAGAAGATACTGAGTCTAAACCAGAATCTGAAATAGATTCTTTATTATCAGATGTTACTCAGGATTCTTTAGATGTGGCTACACAAATAAATCCTTTAGGAGATTTAATAAAAGGAATTCCTAGTGCAGGTTTTGTTATTGCAGAATTTGCCATAAAAGATACGGCTAAGGTTAATGAATACCTTAATATGCCAGAAATTAAAAGATTAATACCAAATGCTATACAGCACGTTAAATTTGCTTGGGAACGTCCTTCTAAGGGTTCTGAGGTTGTTGGCTTATATGCATTAAAAGGTAATAGAGATAATGCTCCTAAAATGAGTGGAGATGTAGTTAGTGCTGCACGTGCTCAGTTTGACCAGTTTAACAGACCAGCAGTTGGTATGGATATGAACGTTAAAGGGGCTAAACAATGGCAAAAATTTACAAGTGAGGTTAACTTAAACCAAACTGGTATTGCTGTAGTTTTAGATAATAGAGTTTATACTGCTCCAGGTTGTTCTGTTGTAGGTGGTATATCTGGTGGTAGTACAGAAATCTCTGGAGATTTTACAATCACAGAAACAAAAGATATTGCAAATGTTCTAAGAGCTGGTAAGTTACCTGCTAGAGCAGATATTATTCAGTCAGAAGTTGTTGGACCATCATTAGGACATGAGTCTATTAATAGTGGTTTAATGTCTTTCTTAATTGCAATGGCATTGGTATTAGTTTGGATGGTTTTCTATTACGGTAAAGCCGGTGTAGCTGCAGATATTGCATTGTTATTAAACATCTTATTAATATTTGGTGTACTTGTAAGTTTAGGTGCTGTATTAACTTTACCTGGTATTGCTGGTATTGTATTAACAATAGGTATGTCTGTTGATGCAAACGTACTTATCTTTGAGCGTATAAAAGAAGAGTTAGCAAAAGGTAAAGGTCAGGCTTTAGCTATATCAGATGGTTTTAGTAATGCTTTGTCTTCTATTTTAGATGCAAACATTACAACTGGTCTTACGGCTATCATCTTATTTATATTTGGTTCTGGACCAATTAAAGGTTTTGCTACTACTTTATTAATAGGTATTGCAACATCTTTATTTACAGCAATATTTGTAACTAGATTATTTGTTGAAGGTTATACAGGTAGTAAAGGAAAAGTTTTAGAATTCTGTACAGGATTAACAAGAAACCTTTTCAAGAACTTAAGTATAGATTTCCTTAAGAAAAGAAAGATTGCTTATATCATTTCTGGATTATTAATTATTGTAGCATTATTTTCTTTAACAACTAATGGTTTGCAGCAAGGTGTAGATTTTGTTGGAGGTAGAACTTACCAGGTTCGTTTTGATCAGAATGTGAATACAGCTGAAATTTCTTCAAACTTAAGTGAAGTATTTGGTAGTGGTACTAACGTAAAAACTTTTGGTGAAGATAATCAGATAATGATAACTACTTCATACAAAGTAGACGCAGAGGATATAGCTGTTGATGAAGAAATTCAAGAAAAATTATTTACATCATTACAAAACTTATTGCCAAGTGGTTTAACTCTAGAGGAGTTTAATAATGGTGGTACAGATGATGTGTCTATAGGTATATTAAAATCTAAAAAAGTAGGACCAACTATTGCGGATGATATTAAGAAAAATGCTGTTTGGGCAATTTTAGGATCGTTATTTGTAGTTTTCTTATATATCTTATTCCGTTTCCGTAAATGGCAATTCTCTTTAGGAGCTGTTGTAGCGGTATTCCATGATGTATTAGTAGTATTAGGTGTATTCTCTTTATTAGGTAAGGTGATGCCATTTAATATGGAGATAGATCAAGCATTTATTGCGGCAATATTAACAGTAATTGGTTACTCTTTAAATGATACCGTTGTTGTTTTTGACCGTATTAGAGAAATAGTAAGAGAAAGAGGATGGAGTTCTGGTGATAATGTAGGTTTAGCATTAAATAGTACGTTAAGTAGAACGTTAAATACTTCTTTAACAACTTTAGTAGTATTACTTGCTATCTTTATTTTTGGTGGTGAATCTTTAAGAGGGTTTATGTTTGCTATGATAATAGGTGTTATTGTAGGTACGTACTCATCTTTATTTATTGCAACACCAGTTATGTTTGATACTTTAAAGAAAAGAATACAATCAGGTAAAGAAGATGTTGTTGTAGAAGACAAAGAATAA
- a CDS encoding malate dehydrogenase, producing MKVTVVGAGAVGASCAEYIAIKNFASEVVVLDIKEGYAEGKAMDLMQTASLNGFDTKIVGSTNDYSKTAGSNIAVITSGIPRKPGMTREELIGINAGIVKTVSENLIKHSPEVIIIVVSNPMDTMTYLVHKTTGLPKNRIIGMGGALDSARFKYRLAEALEAPISDVDGMVIGGHSDTGMVPLTAHATRNSVKVSEFLSEERLEQVAADTKVGGATLTKLLGTSAWYAPGAAVSGLVQAIACDQKKMFPCSTLLEGEYGLNDLCIGVPVILGKNGIEKIVEIELSDAEKAKMQESAAGVSKTNALLEL from the coding sequence ATGAAAGTAACGGTAGTAGGTGCAGGTGCAGTAGGCGCTAGTTGTGCAGAATACATTGCAATTAAAAATTTTGCATCAGAAGTTGTTGTGTTAGATATTAAAGAAGGATATGCAGAAGGTAAAGCAATGGACTTAATGCAAACAGCATCTTTAAATGGTTTTGATACTAAAATTGTTGGTTCTACTAATGATTACTCTAAAACTGCAGGTTCTAATATTGCTGTTATAACATCTGGTATTCCTCGTAAACCAGGAATGACGAGAGAAGAATTAATTGGTATTAATGCTGGTATTGTAAAAACAGTTTCAGAAAACTTAATTAAGCACTCTCCAGAGGTAATTATAATTGTTGTTAGTAACCCAATGGATACAATGACATATTTAGTACATAAAACTACAGGATTGCCTAAAAACAGAATTATTGGTATGGGTGGTGCTTTAGATAGTGCACGTTTTAAATACAGATTAGCAGAGGCTTTAGAAGCTCCTATTTCTGATGTAGACGGTATGGTTATTGGTGGTCATAGTGATACAGGAATGGTTCCATTAACAGCGCACGCTACTAGAAACAGTGTAAAGGTTTCTGAGTTTTTATCTGAAGAAAGATTAGAGCAAGTTGCTGCAGATACTAAAGTTGGTGGTGCTACATTAACTAAGTTGTTAGGAACAAGTGCTTGGTATGCTCCAGGTGCAGCAGTTTCTGGTTTGGTACAGGCTATTGCTTGTGATCAAAAGAAAATGTTCCCATGTTCTACTTTGTTAGAGGGTGAGTACGGTTTAAATGATCTTTGTATTGGTGTGCCAGTTATTTTAGGTAAAAACGGTATAGAGAAAATAGTAGAGATTGAACTTAGTGATGCTGAAAAAGCAAAAATGCAAGAAAGTGCAGCAGGAGTTTCTAAAACTAACGCACTTTTAGAATTATAA
- a CDS encoding DUF6588 family protein codes for MKKFSLVIFLALSAYTSAQSSANEVFAAGVDDANKFINDYLSPVSEGMLYSISGGWYNTADAKPLGGFEISIIGNMAQSPSDKKSFILNTEDYENLQFVDGSISKEVSSGLGDIEGINVFVEDENGLFREEFELPSGLASENINFVPSAFIQASVGLIKGTEIKARFLPKIKTDDVEVGMFGVGLQHDFTKLLPADKILPVAISGVIGYTHLTGMYDFTDQDVIAGENQRLDMKMNTWVFQAVVSTKMPIINFYGGLGYLTGKSTVDVLGTYRVQSGPFIGDTYTDPFSIKSDASGVTGNIGAKLKLGFFRIHADYSMAKYNNLSFGVNFGFR; via the coding sequence ATGAAAAAGTTTAGTTTAGTTATTTTCTTGGCGTTAAGTGCTTACACATCTGCCCAATCTAGCGCAAATGAAGTTTTTGCTGCAGGTGTAGATGATGCAAATAAGTTTATTAATGATTATTTATCACCTGTGTCCGAAGGTATGCTTTATAGTATCTCTGGAGGATGGTATAATACTGCAGACGCAAAACCTTTAGGAGGTTTTGAGATTTCTATTATTGGTAATATGGCGCAGTCTCCAAGTGATAAAAAATCATTTATATTAAATACAGAGGATTATGAAAATTTGCAATTTGTAGATGGTAGTATTTCCAAAGAAGTTTCTTCTGGTTTAGGAGATATAGAAGGTATAAATGTTTTTGTTGAAGATGAAAACGGATTATTTAGAGAAGAATTTGAACTTCCATCTGGTTTAGCATCAGAAAATATAAACTTTGTACCGTCTGCATTTATACAAGCCAGTGTAGGTTTAATAAAAGGAACAGAAATAAAAGCTAGGTTTTTACCAAAAATAAAGACTGATGATGTAGAAGTAGGTATGTTTGGTGTTGGTCTGCAGCACGATTTTACTAAGCTCTTACCAGCAGATAAAATATTACCTGTTGCAATATCTGGTGTTATTGGGTATACGCATTTAACAGGTATGTATGATTTTACAGACCAAGATGTAATTGCAGGTGAAAACCAACGATTAGATATGAAAATGAATACCTGGGTTTTTCAGGCAGTTGTGTCTACTAAAATGCCAATAATTAACTTTTATGGTGGTTTAGGATACTTAACGGGTAAATCTACAGTAGATGTGTTAGGTACTTACAGGGTTCAGTCTGGTCCATTTATAGGAGATACCTATACAGATCCTTTTTCTATAAAATCAGATGCTAGTGGTGTTACAGGTAACATTGGTGCAAAGCTAAAGTTAGGATTTTTTAGAATACACGCAGATTACTCTATGGCAAAGTATAACAACTTATCTTTTGGTGTTAATTTTGGTTTTAGATAG